A single window of Paludibacter jiangxiensis DNA harbors:
- the murB gene encoding UDP-N-acetylmuramate dehydrogenase yields MTLQENVSLKPYNTFGIAATSQYFTDISAPIDFQILMQSGLLNAFPFFILGGGSNVVFNKLFAGIVVKISLKGITVEEETADTVLVKAAAGEVWSDFVDFCVDHNFYGAENLTAIPGTVGASPVQNVGAYGVEAKDIIESVEAYEILTGKQCIFSNSDCQFDYRSSIFKTELKSKYIVASVTFRLNKLPKLNLEYGAIRTEMEKAGITDPTLADVSRIISEIREEKLPNPDKIGSAGSFFKNPVIPVAQYEALKEKYPALVAYPHKGEYKVAAGWLIEQCGWKDRQFGNVGVYPKQALVLYNLGDCTGEEVKALAKEIQQSVETHFGITLEPEAIFV; encoded by the coding sequence ATGACTCTTCAGGAAAACGTTTCCCTCAAGCCTTACAACACCTTTGGCATAGCGGCTACCAGCCAGTATTTTACCGACATTTCAGCACCCATCGATTTCCAGATTCTGATGCAAAGCGGACTACTTAATGCTTTCCCTTTTTTCATTCTGGGCGGCGGCAGTAACGTGGTTTTCAACAAGCTGTTTGCGGGCATCGTGGTCAAGATTTCATTGAAGGGAATCACCGTCGAGGAGGAAACTGCCGATACAGTTTTGGTGAAGGCTGCCGCCGGTGAAGTGTGGAGCGATTTTGTCGATTTCTGCGTGGATCACAATTTCTACGGAGCCGAAAACCTGACCGCTATTCCGGGAACCGTGGGGGCCAGTCCTGTACAAAACGTTGGGGCTTATGGTGTAGAGGCCAAAGACATCATCGAATCGGTGGAAGCCTACGAAATACTGACCGGCAAACAATGTATCTTCTCCAACAGCGACTGTCAGTTCGATTACCGAAGCAGTATTTTCAAGACCGAACTAAAAAGCAAATACATCGTGGCATCCGTCACTTTTCGGCTGAATAAGCTACCCAAACTAAACCTGGAATACGGCGCCATACGCACCGAAATGGAGAAAGCAGGCATCACTGATCCGACATTGGCCGATGTTAGTCGCATTATTTCCGAAATCCGCGAAGAGAAACTCCCGAATCCCGACAAGATCGGCAGCGCCGGTAGCTTTTTCAAAAACCCAGTCATTCCGGTTGCACAATATGAAGCATTGAAAGAAAAATATCCCGCATTGGTAGCCTATCCGCACAAAGGAGAATACAAAGTCGCGGCCGGTTGGCTCATCGAACAATGCGGTTGGAAAGACCGTCAGTTCGGTAACGTGGGCGTTTATCCCAAGCAAGCGCTGGTTCTCTACAATCTGGGCGATTGCACCGGAGAAGAGGTCAAAGCGCTTGCAAAAGAGATTCAACAATCCGTCGAGACACATTTTGGCATCACTTTAGAACCGGAAGCTATATTCGTATAA
- the murA gene encoding UDP-N-acetylglucosamine 1-carboxyvinyltransferase, with protein MAAFEIFGGNRLSGEIVPQGAKNEALQVICAVLLTPEKVTISNIPDIRDVNKLIDLVGMLGVKVEKVSEGTYTFQADAVNLDTLYSPEYGKKATELRGSIMLVGPLLTRFGYAVVPQPGGDKIGRRRLDTHYIGFQKLGAEVGFDEDSSHVKVITKGLKGVYMLLDEASVTGTANVVMAAVMAKGTTTIYNAACEPYLFQLCTMLNAMGAKISGVGSNLLVIEGVESMGGCNHRILPDMIEVGSFIGLAAITRSELTIKNVAREHLGITPEIFHRLGINFEFRNDDIYIPQQDSYEVQRFFDGSIMTIADAPWPGFTPDLISVALVVATQAKGSVLIHQKMFESRLFFVDKLIEMGAQIILCDPHRAVVIGMNHEQSLRGTRMTSPDIRAGVSLLIAALSAEGRSVIDNIEQIDRGYQDIDGRLRALGADIRRL; from the coding sequence ATGGCAGCATTTGAGATTTTTGGCGGCAATCGTCTTTCGGGCGAAATTGTTCCGCAGGGTGCAAAAAACGAAGCTTTACAGGTGATTTGCGCTGTGTTGTTAACTCCCGAAAAGGTGACGATCAGCAATATTCCCGATATACGGGATGTGAACAAACTGATCGATTTGGTTGGTATGTTGGGCGTGAAGGTGGAAAAAGTTTCGGAAGGAACTTATACTTTTCAGGCCGATGCTGTCAATTTAGATACGTTGTACAGTCCCGAATATGGCAAAAAGGCCACTGAGCTACGTGGTTCCATTATGCTGGTGGGCCCGTTACTGACCCGTTTCGGTTATGCGGTGGTGCCGCAACCGGGAGGTGATAAAATCGGCCGTCGCCGTCTCGATACGCACTATATCGGCTTTCAAAAGCTGGGTGCCGAAGTCGGTTTCGATGAAGACTCGTCGCATGTGAAGGTAATCACTAAAGGACTGAAAGGTGTTTACATGTTGCTCGATGAAGCTTCGGTGACCGGTACGGCCAATGTGGTGATGGCTGCTGTGATGGCAAAAGGAACGACTACGATTTATAATGCAGCCTGCGAACCCTATCTTTTTCAACTCTGCACCATGCTGAACGCGATGGGCGCAAAGATCTCCGGCGTGGGTTCCAACCTGTTGGTGATTGAGGGCGTAGAATCAATGGGCGGATGCAACCACCGGATTTTGCCCGATATGATCGAAGTGGGTAGTTTTATCGGACTGGCTGCTATCACCCGTTCCGAGCTGACCATCAAAAATGTGGCGCGCGAACACCTGGGCATTACCCCCGAAATTTTTCATCGGTTGGGCATCAATTTTGAGTTTCGCAACGACGATATTTATATTCCGCAACAGGATAGTTATGAGGTACAGCGCTTCTTCGACGGTTCTATTATGACCATTGCCGATGCTCCCTGGCCGGGATTCACGCCCGACCTTATCAGCGTGGCGTTGGTGGTGGCAACGCAGGCCAAAGGCAGCGTGCTGATTCACCAGAAGATGTTCGAGAGCCGCCTCTTCTTTGTCGATAAGCTGATAGAAATGGGCGCTCAGATAATTCTTTGCGACCCACACCGCGCGGTGGTCATCGGAATGAATCATGAACAGTCCTTACGCGGCACACGCATGACTTCACCCGATATTCGTGCCGGGGTTTCGTTGCTTATTGCCGCTCTTTCGGCCGAAGGACGCAGCGTGATTGACAATATAGAACAGATCGACCGCGGCTACCAGGATATAGACGGGCGTTTGAGAGCGCTGGGAGCCGATATACGGAGGCTATAA
- a CDS encoding DUF805 domain-containing protein, which translates to MFQNAFSFDGRIRRLEYGISFIVYVVAQTFVMAMIKSDIPFSILAFIPLFWFLWAQGSKRSHDLGHSGWFQLIPFYALWLIFIKGDDGINIYGLSPRPQTKLSDFNKEQFPKEENSLAFNKNSNGIMKLFTKINILIPLLINIIAMFSVDRYFDEYWVIFVMDAAIIWLYIFAIVFVNRYYKVLDFLESAVSQGTLRLILVVNVLIPSIIRILTWDLNNNDSSFLYCLSYSLSMLLVWSFTAIILWIYKGYKDCK; encoded by the coding sequence ATGTTTCAAAACGCATTTTCTTTTGATGGTAGAATAAGAAGATTAGAATATGGTATCAGTTTTATTGTTTATGTTGTTGCACAAACATTTGTCATGGCAATGATAAAATCAGATATTCCTTTCTCTATTTTGGCTTTTATACCATTATTTTGGTTCTTATGGGCGCAAGGTTCTAAGCGGAGTCATGATTTAGGCCATTCAGGCTGGTTTCAATTAATCCCTTTTTATGCATTGTGGTTGATCTTTATAAAAGGAGATGATGGGATAAATATCTATGGATTATCTCCAAGACCCCAAACGAAGCTTAGTGATTTTAATAAAGAACAATTCCCCAAAGAAGAAAATTCATTGGCTTTCAATAAGAATTCTAATGGTATTATGAAGTTATTCACGAAAATAAATATACTTATTCCTTTGTTAATTAATATAATTGCTATGTTTTCTGTGGATAGATATTTCGATGAGTATTGGGTGATTTTTGTGATGGATGCTGCAATTATATGGCTTTATATTTTTGCGATTGTATTCGTAAATCGGTACTATAAGGTTCTTGATTTTTTAGAATCTGCTGTTTCTCAAGGTACTTTAAGATTGATTTTAGTTGTTAATGTACTAATTCCTTCTATAATAAGAATCTTGACATGGGATCTGAATAATAATGATAGTTCTTTTCTATATTGTTTGTCTTATTCTCTCTCTATGTTACTAGTATGGTCTTTTACTGCAATAATATTGTGGATTTATAAAGGATATAAAGATTGTAAATGA
- a CDS encoding SDR family NAD(P)-dependent oxidoreductase: MQKIIVLGATSGIGREVAKIYAGKGCLVGITGRRQELLHELEQEAADRYVAASFDISDIASVETHLAALVDRLGGLDLLVLSSGYGKRNSELVSEPEQLAIKTDVAGFTAVVDWAFRYFKQQQHGHIVAISSIAGLRGNRFSPAYSASKSYNMIYMQSLRQLAHHQKLNIQITDIRPGFVDTCMAQGEGVFWSAPVPKAAAQIVKAVEQKKDIVYVTKRWRLIAMVVKLIPRVIFERI, translated from the coding sequence ATGCAAAAAATAATTGTTCTGGGAGCTACTTCTGGTATTGGAAGGGAAGTAGCCAAAATTTATGCAGGCAAAGGTTGTCTGGTGGGCATTACAGGCCGCCGGCAAGAGTTGTTGCATGAACTGGAACAAGAAGCGGCGGATCGCTATGTTGCAGCTTCGTTTGATATTTCGGACATTGCATCGGTGGAAACACACCTCGCAGCTTTGGTCGACCGTTTGGGAGGCCTTGATTTGTTGGTGCTTAGTTCCGGCTATGGGAAACGGAATAGTGAGCTTGTGTCGGAACCGGAGCAACTCGCGATAAAGACGGATGTAGCGGGCTTTACTGCTGTGGTTGACTGGGCATTTCGTTACTTCAAACAACAGCAGCATGGTCATATTGTCGCGATAAGTTCCATTGCCGGACTGCGAGGGAACCGCTTTTCGCCGGCATACAGTGCCAGTAAGTCTTACAATATGATTTATATGCAATCCCTGCGTCAGTTGGCTCATCATCAGAAACTCAATATTCAGATTACGGATATTCGCCCCGGATTTGTAGATACCTGCATGGCTCAGGGAGAAGGCGTTTTCTGGTCGGCACCGGTGCCGAAAGCTGCCGCTCAGATAGTGAAAGCGGTAGAGCAGAAAAAGGACATAGTTTACGTGACTAAACGCTGGCGGCTTATCGCTATGGTGGTAAAATTGATTCCAAGAGTGATTTTTGAAAGAATATAA
- a CDS encoding cation diffusion facilitator family transporter codes for MVEEKNRVALLSVFAAIFLTSFKLIIGVLTGSLGILSEALHSGLDLVAAVITFFSVRISDKPADKQHNYGHGKIENFSAFIETILLLITCVWIVSEAIDRLVTGNTHIEVSVWSYVVVISSIVVDFTRSRALYKVAKKHNSQALEADALHFSTDIWSSAVVLFGLICANFGFYFADSIAALMVAVIVLFVSFRLGKKAVDVLLDKAPQETITLVENTLNSFPEVKLYHHLKVRTAGADTFIKFNIHLDPDLKLRDVHELCDRIEHCLMAQIKRSEIYIHVEPQDSCHLKDEENQINLLQQNGKE; via the coding sequence ATGGTGGAAGAAAAAAACAGAGTGGCTTTGCTTTCAGTATTTGCTGCGATATTTCTGACGAGCTTCAAACTGATTATCGGTGTCCTTACCGGTAGTTTGGGTATTCTGTCCGAAGCATTGCACTCAGGCCTCGACCTGGTGGCTGCCGTGATTACCTTCTTCTCGGTTCGTATTTCCGATAAGCCTGCCGATAAGCAGCATAACTATGGCCATGGTAAAATCGAAAACTTCTCCGCGTTTATCGAAACCATTCTTTTGTTGATTACCTGCGTGTGGATTGTGTCCGAAGCAATTGACCGGTTGGTAACAGGAAATACCCATATCGAAGTGTCGGTGTGGAGTTATGTGGTGGTAATCAGTTCCATTGTGGTGGATTTTACCCGTTCGAGAGCGTTGTATAAAGTGGCGAAAAAGCATAACAGTCAGGCGCTGGAAGCTGATGCACTTCATTTTTCAACAGACATCTGGAGTTCGGCCGTTGTATTGTTTGGTCTTATTTGTGCTAACTTTGGGTTTTATTTTGCCGACTCCATTGCGGCGTTGATGGTTGCGGTAATCGTCTTGTTTGTTTCTTTTCGCCTAGGGAAAAAAGCGGTTGATGTGCTGTTGGATAAAGCTCCGCAAGAGACGATTACGCTTGTCGAAAATACCCTGAACTCATTCCCTGAAGTAAAGCTCTATCATCATCTTAAAGTACGTACAGCCGGAGCAGATACGTTTATCAAGTTCAATATCCACCTTGATCCGGATTTAAAGCTGCGCGATGTACATGAACTTTGCGACCGGATTGAACATTGCCTGATGGCTCAGATAAAACGAAGCGAAATATATATTCATGTCGAACCTCAGGATTCATGTCATTTGAAGGATGAGGAAAATCAAATCAATTTATTGCAACAAAATGGAAAAGAATAA
- a CDS encoding acyltransferase family protein, with product MELKARDYGIDWLKAFAIILMVLGHAIQYSLVSNFDSNIIFRLIYSFHMPLFICISGYLISPGKNIGFLWKQFKLLIIPFLLWMVLYSLYYRRMDLHNRNWAILPNYYLQVFQSPGKGGLWFLWALYVVDVFYFFLRKSRYFYLLSVSVVVLMYALTLYSPELNFYGLGLFKIYYPYFLLGCFLRQYQIADKIKKWQVILLIVVMVFFQIAWARTGSVYAFGMPIAHDNNSIYALIVRILTPVPVLLLLFKLSRYCRKSNVVVQWLSVNTLSVYASHFMWVYLFVYLLSSTILERSDVEIFIVFIVALVLTWATVAGINRVPVVRKLLFGR from the coding sequence GTGGAATTGAAAGCAAGGGATTACGGCATTGACTGGCTGAAGGCGTTTGCCATCATTTTGATGGTACTGGGCCATGCCATTCAGTATTCGTTAGTGAGCAATTTCGATTCCAATATCATTTTCCGCCTGATATACTCTTTTCACATGCCGCTTTTTATATGCATTAGCGGCTATCTCATTTCGCCCGGTAAAAATATCGGCTTTTTGTGGAAACAATTCAAATTGCTGATTATCCCTTTTCTGCTTTGGATGGTTTTGTATTCGCTCTATTACAGGCGCATGGATCTTCACAACCGAAATTGGGCGATACTTCCCAACTATTATTTGCAGGTTTTTCAATCTCCGGGTAAGGGTGGCCTGTGGTTCTTGTGGGCACTTTATGTGGTAGATGTGTTCTATTTCTTCCTGCGTAAAAGCCGGTACTTTTATCTCTTGTCAGTGTCAGTAGTGGTGTTGATGTATGCGTTGACGCTTTATTCCCCCGAGTTGAATTTCTATGGGTTGGGACTGTTTAAGATCTATTACCCCTATTTCCTTTTGGGCTGCTTTTTGCGTCAATATCAGATTGCTGATAAGATTAAAAAATGGCAGGTTATACTATTGATTGTAGTGATGGTATTCTTTCAGATTGCATGGGCGCGAACCGGATCGGTGTATGCTTTTGGAATGCCCATCGCTCATGATAACAACTCCATATATGCACTCATAGTGCGTATTTTGACTCCTGTGCCGGTGTTATTACTTCTTTTTAAGCTAAGTCGCTATTGTAGAAAGAGCAATGTTGTGGTACAATGGCTGTCCGTAAATACACTATCTGTTTACGCGTCTCATTTTATGTGGGTGTATCTGTTTGTTTACCTGCTGTCCTCTACCATCCTCGAACGTAGCGATGTTGAAATTTTTATCGTATTTATTGTTGCATTGGTTCTTACATGGGCAACAGTGGCGGGCATAAACAGAGTGCCGGTTGTCAGAAAGCTTTTGTTCGGACGATAA
- the corA gene encoding magnesium/cobalt transporter CorA produces the protein MKRAASFRNIKKIDLHKFVPRMAQKGTSPGTVEYIGMPRQETISINMIAYDEASVEEKQIVSLPDLQTEMASPTLKWVQISGVHNTDFLNQLGEQLCINSLDVEAIANTTQRPIMIERENYIFVVLKALQLEPVTNEVTVEQVSMILGDRFVVSFHETTPALFDALRNRIFATKGRIRRFSSDYLLFALCDIIIDQYFSLLENVGETIEAAEDELIMSPVNANQEAIYKLKRRLVYAKKMIWPTREVVTALQISEHELINDGTRIYFRDIYDHTVQLIESLDSLREITSGMMDLYMSAVSNRLNEIMKVLTLFSAFFIPITFLAGVYGMNFKTIPETGWTYGYLAFWGVVVIISVGMIFYFKRKKWF, from the coding sequence ATGAAACGCGCTGCATCATTCCGCAACATCAAGAAGATTGATCTTCACAAGTTTGTGCCCCGAATGGCTCAGAAAGGCACTTCTCCGGGTACTGTTGAATATATCGGGATGCCCCGTCAGGAGACGATAAGCATCAATATGATTGCTTATGACGAAGCGTCGGTTGAAGAGAAACAAATCGTTTCTTTGCCTGACCTGCAAACCGAAATGGCATCGCCAACGCTGAAGTGGGTGCAGATTTCGGGCGTACACAACACTGATTTTCTCAATCAGTTAGGCGAACAACTTTGCATCAACTCCCTCGACGTGGAAGCTATTGCCAACACTACGCAGCGCCCTATCATGATTGAACGGGAGAACTACATCTTTGTCGTACTTAAGGCTCTACAATTAGAACCGGTGACAAACGAAGTCACTGTAGAACAAGTAAGCATGATTCTTGGCGACCGTTTTGTCGTCTCTTTTCATGAAACAACACCGGCTTTATTCGATGCATTACGCAACCGGATATTTGCCACAAAAGGCCGCATCAGACGATTCTCCTCCGACTACCTGCTTTTTGCTCTTTGCGACATTATAATCGACCAGTATTTTTCGCTGTTGGAGAATGTGGGAGAAACAATCGAAGCTGCCGAAGATGAGTTGATCATGTCGCCGGTAAATGCTAATCAGGAAGCCATCTACAAGTTAAAAAGAAGACTGGTATATGCAAAGAAAATGATATGGCCAACCCGCGAAGTAGTTACCGCATTGCAAATATCGGAACACGAACTGATTAACGATGGCACCAGAATTTACTTTCGCGACATCTACGATCACACAGTACAACTCATCGAAAGTCTGGATAGTTTACGGGAAATAACTTCTGGAATGATGGACCTTTACATGTCGGCAGTAAGCAATCGTTTGAACGAAATAATGAAGGTTTTGACCCTTTTTTCTGCCTTTTTTATTCCTATCACATTTTTAGCCGGAGTTTACGGAATGAATTTCAAGACAATACCCGAGACAGGTTGGACGTATGGTTATCTGGCTTTCTGGGGTGTGGTAGTCATTATTTCTGTTGGGATGATTTTTTATTTCAAACGAAAAAAATGGTTCTGA
- a CDS encoding ArnT family glycosyltransferase, whose translation MTKQKEFIGTIILFSLLRIILASTMGLMPQDAYYCYYGDHLALSYFDHPPMIAYMLRLATTLFGKSVFTLHAADFLVTSGTLYIFYLFLKRILSGDALRKAFLLIVTAPFITLLCVNSTPDVPLLFFWALSLLIIHKAVTENKWHYWLLGGITSGLAFDSKYTAVFLGFGLFLFLLCSKDHRKKLITGQFILFVIAFIAASLPVIVWNIQNDFISIKYQSTERASSMSTGFQFQPRLFLGYFGSQLGLALPVFFLLIFRSSFDSIRKLFTRNKFETNTLLSASFTVPFFLCFTAIAFIYWVKVNWIMPVYFTGAILGVSYLKTDKIIRWQTGLSVLLHILAFIELAWMPIPVNSDDTWWGWNKLTKEVKTVKDQHPGYIVFSDDSYKTSAALNFYLPEHVYGGNLIEKHAFQFALDDRNVQSLAGRNAIYVTSELNKRKRQDEGKVQDILQRYFKNVSPLDSIILKNDKGIVQRKFAVFECKGYLPPAGTKLHP comes from the coding sequence ATGACAAAACAAAAAGAGTTTATAGGTACCATCATTCTTTTCTCGTTGCTACGAATCATACTGGCCTCTACCATGGGGTTAATGCCACAGGATGCTTATTATTGCTACTACGGCGATCATCTTGCCCTGTCCTATTTCGACCATCCTCCGATGATTGCGTATATGCTTCGATTGGCAACCACCTTGTTTGGCAAATCAGTATTTACGCTTCATGCCGCTGATTTTCTGGTCACATCTGGCACTCTATACATTTTCTATCTCTTCCTAAAAAGAATTCTAAGCGGAGACGCACTCAGAAAAGCCTTCCTGCTCATTGTAACAGCTCCATTTATCACGCTTTTGTGCGTTAACAGCACACCGGATGTTCCGCTGTTATTTTTCTGGGCTTTAAGCTTACTTATTATCCACAAAGCTGTTACAGAAAACAAATGGCACTACTGGCTACTGGGTGGAATAACCTCCGGCCTTGCATTCGACAGCAAATATACGGCAGTATTTCTGGGTTTCGGACTGTTTCTGTTTTTGCTTTGCTCTAAAGACCATCGAAAAAAGCTGATTACAGGACAATTTATCTTGTTTGTCATCGCTTTTATCGCAGCAAGTTTACCCGTCATTGTCTGGAATATCCAAAACGATTTTATATCCATCAAATATCAATCTACCGAACGGGCATCGAGCATGTCGACCGGATTCCAATTCCAGCCGCGGCTTTTTCTGGGTTACTTTGGCAGTCAGCTGGGTCTTGCATTACCGGTATTCTTCCTGCTTATTTTCCGTTCTTCATTCGACTCCATCCGAAAACTCTTCACTCGGAATAAATTTGAAACAAATACGCTTTTATCTGCTTCGTTTACCGTTCCGTTTTTTCTTTGCTTTACGGCCATCGCTTTTATTTATTGGGTAAAAGTAAACTGGATTATGCCTGTTTACTTCACGGGAGCAATCCTTGGGGTCTCTTATCTGAAAACGGATAAGATTATTCGCTGGCAAACAGGCCTCTCCGTATTGCTGCACATTCTGGCTTTTATTGAATTAGCCTGGATGCCGATTCCCGTCAATTCGGACGACACCTGGTGGGGATGGAACAAGCTTACCAAAGAGGTTAAAACCGTAAAAGACCAACATCCCGGCTACATCGTATTCTCCGACGACTCATATAAAACCTCTGCGGCGCTCAACTTTTATCTACCGGAACATGTATACGGAGGTAATCTGATTGAAAAACACGCTTTCCAGTTTGCTCTTGACGACCGTAACGTTCAATCGCTGGCAGGTCGAAATGCCATCTACGTCACTTCAGAACTGAACAAACGCAAACGTCAGGACGAAGGGAAAGTGCAGGATATTCTTCAACGTTATTTCAAAAACGTTAGCCCGCTGGACAGCATTATATTGAAAAATGACAAAGGTATCGTTCAACGTAAATTTGCCGTCTTTGAATGTAAAGGTTATCTGCCTCCTGCAGGAACGAAATTGCATCCATAA
- the topA gene encoding type I DNA topoisomerase: MSKNLVIVESPAKAKTIEKFLGGDYTVMSSFGHIRDLSEHDLGVDVKHGFKPIYNVSTDKKKLVSELKKAAETAEVVWLASDEDREGEAIAWHLFEALKLKKEKTRRIVFHEITKPAILKAIENPRDIDTDLVNAQQARRILDRLVGFELSPVLWRKVKSSLSAGRVQSVAVRLIVDREREIQAFVSDSAFRVIAIFTVFDADGKPVELKAELQQRFKTKEEAHAFLEKCKSSIYSIDDIVTRPSKRSPAPPFTTSTLQQEAARKLGYSVSQTMMIAQKLYEAGQITYMRTDSVNLSDLALGASKEEIFNTMGESYWQFRQFHTKTKGAQEAHEAIRPTYMNKHQITGTAQEKNLYSLIWKRTIASQMSDAELERTTVTIGLNNATEKFVATGEVIKFDGFLKVYLESTDDEAESSDSESLLPPLKIKQQLEMQNVTAQQRYTQRPPRYNEAALVRKLEELGIGRPSTYAPTISTIQKRKYVEKSNLDGETRDFILLTLTKGKIKEEVKNERFGADKGKLIPTDIGMVVNDFLTDYFPDILDYNFTANVEKEFDDIAEGDLDWQKSLDDFYKKFHPTVEEAIANSERRTGERILGTDPKTGRQVSVRIGRFGPMVQIGTKEEEDKPQFASLTKGQMIDTITLEEALELFKLPRSLGEFEGKEMIAAIGRFGAYVRHNSVFTSLPKTEDPMSITAERAIELILAKREADKNKIIKTFEQDADLKVLNGRYGPYIAYQKKNFKIPAKTEPASLTFEACMEIVNAEPKETKKTTRKKK, encoded by the coding sequence ATGTCGAAAAACTTGGTAATTGTTGAGTCGCCGGCGAAGGCGAAAACGATTGAAAAATTTCTGGGCGGTGATTATACCGTCATGTCAAGTTTTGGACATATACGTGATCTTAGCGAACACGATTTAGGTGTGGATGTGAAGCATGGCTTCAAACCTATATATAATGTATCGACCGATAAGAAAAAACTGGTTAGCGAGCTCAAGAAAGCCGCAGAAACGGCAGAAGTCGTTTGGTTGGCTTCCGATGAGGACCGGGAGGGAGAAGCAATTGCATGGCACTTATTTGAAGCGCTGAAACTCAAAAAAGAGAAGACCCGCCGCATTGTCTTTCACGAAATTACAAAGCCAGCCATTCTCAAGGCAATTGAAAATCCCCGCGATATTGATACCGATCTGGTAAACGCTCAGCAAGCACGTCGTATTCTCGACCGTCTTGTGGGTTTTGAGCTTTCTCCGGTGTTGTGGCGTAAGGTAAAATCGTCACTTTCAGCAGGTCGCGTGCAATCCGTGGCGGTTCGCCTCATTGTTGACCGCGAACGCGAAATTCAGGCGTTTGTGTCAGACTCAGCTTTTCGGGTTATTGCTATTTTCACGGTTTTCGATGCCGATGGTAAGCCTGTAGAGTTGAAAGCCGAATTGCAACAACGTTTCAAAACGAAGGAAGAGGCGCATGCTTTTCTTGAAAAATGCAAAAGCAGCATCTATTCTATTGACGATATAGTAACCCGTCCCTCCAAACGTTCACCGGCGCCTCCGTTTACTACCTCAACCTTGCAGCAGGAAGCTGCCCGCAAACTGGGCTATTCCGTGTCGCAAACCATGATGATTGCTCAAAAACTTTACGAAGCAGGGCAAATCACCTATATGCGTACCGACTCTGTCAATCTTTCCGATTTGGCATTAGGTGCATCCAAAGAAGAAATTTTCAATACAATGGGCGAAAGTTACTGGCAATTCCGTCAGTTTCACACCAAAACCAAAGGCGCACAGGAAGCGCACGAGGCAATTCGTCCTACCTATATGAATAAGCACCAGATAACAGGAACGGCTCAGGAAAAGAACCTTTATTCGCTGATTTGGAAACGTACCATTGCATCGCAAATGAGTGATGCAGAACTCGAACGTACAACCGTAACCATCGGACTGAACAATGCTACTGAGAAATTTGTGGCAACAGGAGAGGTGATTAAATTCGACGGGTTCCTGAAAGTGTATCTGGAATCGACTGATGATGAAGCTGAGTCGTCAGATTCAGAATCACTGTTGCCTCCTTTGAAAATAAAGCAACAGCTTGAGATGCAGAATGTGACAGCGCAGCAGCGTTATACTCAACGTCCGCCGCGTTACAACGAAGCTGCTCTTGTTCGTAAACTGGAGGAACTGGGTATCGGACGTCCTTCAACCTACGCTCCGACTATTTCTACTATCCAAAAAAGGAAATACGTTGAAAAATCCAACCTTGATGGTGAGACCCGCGATTTTATTCTGTTGACTCTTACCAAGGGAAAAATAAAGGAAGAGGTAAAGAATGAGCGTTTCGGCGCCGATAAGGGCAAATTGATCCCAACCGACATCGGTATGGTGGTGAATGACTTCCTGACAGATTATTTCCCTGATATTCTTGATTATAACTTTACGGCTAATGTGGAAAAAGAATTTGACGACATTGCCGAAGGCGATCTCGACTGGCAAAAGTCGCTGGATGATTTTTATAAGAAATTCCACCCGACAGTAGAAGAAGCTATTGCCAACTCTGAACGTCGTACAGGAGAACGTATTCTGGGAACGGATCCGAAAACCGGACGTCAGGTGTCCGTGCGTATCGGTCGCTTTGGTCCGATGGTGCAGATCGGGACCAAGGAAGAAGAAGATAAACCTCAGTTTGCCTCGCTCACAAAAGGGCAAATGATTGACACCATTACGTTGGAAGAAGCGCTGGAACTGTTTAAATTGCCACGCAGTCTGGGCGAATTTGAAGGAAAGGAAATGATTGCGGCGATCGGTCGTTTTGGGGCCTATGTGCGTCACAATTCCGTGTTTACCTCTCTGCCGAAGACGGAAGATCCGATGAGCATCACTGCCGAAAGAGCCATCGAACTTATTCTTGCGAAGCGTGAAGCTGACAAAAACAAGATCATCAAAACGTTTGAACAGGATGCTGACCTGAAAGTGTTGAATGGACGTTACGGCCCCTATATCGCATATCAAAAAAAGAACTTCAAAATCCCGGCAAAGACAGAACCTGCATCGCTTACGTTCGAAGCATGCATGGAAATAGTCAATGCCGAACCGAAAGAAACTAAAAAAACTACCCGTAAGAAAAAGTAG